DNA from Leishmania mexicana MHOM/GT/2001/U1103 complete genome, chromosome 9:
GCACGTCCTCCCTCGGTGCACTGAGCgagacacacaaacacgcgcaAACACGTTCGACCACATCTCTCGACTTGTCCCTgcgccccctctctcccactcccacccccactccccgTAATCACCATCCTATTgccctgtgcgtgcgtgcgtcgtgTAGCGGTTGCTGTCCGTTCGAAGGAACACAAACGGGCATTTTTCGCGTATCATCACGGCTTTGTACCCGAACCCGACCACCATCgtcatcaccatcaccaccgcccgccggtgccttcttcctcctcgcacTACGCATGAGTGCGTGTCAGCGGCACCCATagttctctctccccctccccctccccctcctccattGGGCCCGCGACGCATCGTCAGCGCATCGGTATCCGTTCATAGCATACACCCCATACATCTATAGAGGGAGGGATACGTACCAGGGGTTCCGTGTGtgtttcccctcccctcccctcctcgccgaaTCCTCTTCTCACACGACGTTAGCTGGAGTGGTTGcgcgtgctcgtgtgtgtgtgtgtggcgcgcgcgcacgccctATCCTTCCTGTCCCGTGTACGTTGGTACATCTTTGCGCTGATCGTGTCACCCCCACTGtgtgccggcagcggcgccctcTCGCCTCGTCGTTTGCTGGCGTTTGCCGCTCACCTTCGGTTCCGCTGCGCTTTCTCCTtcacacgtgtgcgtgcctgtgcccCTAGCCTTTTGCTCGGCCTTTTCTCCTCCAAGCTGGTGACACCCACACCTACATCTCGAGAGAGGGGAACCGGGAGGGAGAGATTGAGAAGGCCaccgcccacccaccaccaccaccctccgcctcgccttgCGAAGTGCTCGCTGTTTCGCTGgtacccccaccccacttTTCGTCAGCTGTACACGAAAGAAGGCAACGACAGGGAAGCGTATCGAAATCATAGACATGGCCCAGCAAGTTCGTCGTGTGACCGTGGCCGTGCGGATGGCGTTCATCGTGTGCGCCTTGCTCCTCGCCGGTGGCGTGGCGCGTGCGACTCTCACGGCGGCGCAAAACTCCATCACGGCCGAGTTTCTGCGGTCCTTCGCGGTCTCGATACCTGGCCTGGCGAGTGTGTGGACGGAGGATGATTGGTGCGCCTGGCCGTACGTCAGCTGCAACTCCGACACGAACATCACAGTTATCATCGACAACGGTGGGTTCACCGGCAGCCTTCCAGAGCTGAATGTGGCGGGCGACAGCGCTAATATCGCGGTCACCGAGATTGCCTTGACGAACATGAACATCGAAGGCGGGTTCGCGAACAGCTGGGGAGGCCTCAAGGAGGTGCGGGTTCTCAACTTCACGAACACCAACCTGTTTGGCACCATTCCCGCGAGCTGGAACGCGATGCGCTCCCTGCAGACGGTCATCCTAAAAAACTccagcgcgtgcggcagcCTGCCGAGGTggacgctgccgtcgctgaaGAACATTGACGTGTCGACCAACCTGCTGCGCGGTTCGATGCCGGGCACGTTCGGCTACATCGCCGGCCTGCAGAACGTCAGCCTTGTGGGCAACAACTTCTGTGGCTGCAGCCCGCCGTCCTGGGTGTCCCGGGTACTCACCACTGCACTCTTCCAGGCAATGGGCACAGCACCGTACAAGCCGGACTGCAGGGCCCCCATCAACTGCGACTCCGAAGGTGCCAAGTGCTCCCGCGACACTCCACAGTaccacgacgccgccgcctccccacCATGTGTGATGGTGGCCGTGCTGACTCTGGTCCTGACGCTCTGGGCAGACATGTTCGGGTAGGAGAAGAATGGTCAGTGACGACAGAAATGACATGAGTCAGGAGACgactccctcctccacatcaCCCACACCCTTCGCCCGCCCCCTCACAGCAATGCTGCGTGTAGAaggccctccctccccccactgggcctgtgtgtgggggggaggagagaggggagaggggcacaTGGATGAAGATGGAGAGAACATTGCGAATAGAAAAGGCACAGAAGGCTGAGAGTGCCGACTGGCAGATctcacacacgcccacacacacgacatttcgccctccttccccctttATTATCTTATTACCCCacacaccccctccccccatcctTTGTTGTAGTCattgtccccccccccttctttGACTGACTGCCCATCCGTCTCCGTGCGTGTTCCTCTAcgtcacccctcccccctctctctctcgatctCTCGCTGACATTTTTCTTTTAACCATTCCCTCCTTGGTATCGTGTATTCACCATAGTATCTGGTCTGTCCAGCGacatgtctgtgtgtggctcTGTGTGGCTGTCCTCCCTATCTTATTGCTTGTTGTTGGTAGAGGGGCGGCGTACGGCGAACGTGAGCTTTCGGTGCGCTGAAGAGGGTGCAGGCGTGCGATCTGagcgccccccctccccccttgtCGCTGACGCGCGCTAAGTGGTCCACGCGTACAAGCACTCTTCACCCATGCACACCTACGCACTCATGAGCACAGCGACcagcgacgcacacacatgcaccctTATCTTGTTTCCTCAGTGTCCTGTAACgccagccaccaccaccgccttctccccctcccagaCAATCATCAATGCATCCTCGTGCAACACCGTAAAGGGCATAGGGATGACAATGTAGGTGTGTCGTCCGCGCGtatctctgtctgtgtgtgtgtgtgtgtgtgtacccgTTTTCCATGCGGGTAGTAACGTAgagctgctactgctgctaCTACCAGCGTTGACTGTGTGACCATGTCGTCCGCTTGCTCTTCGAGCACTGCttcgccccttcccctcctcgccctcgtTGTATGAGCTGGCGGCATAACACCGCCTGTTATGTCCGCAAAGGAGTGCcgcatatatacatacacgtgcgagtggggtgggggggggggggggcttgaCGTCCGCTCCGCCGACACCAGACAAAACAAAATCTTCATAGATCAATACACCActgccacctcctccctcccttccttgGTCGTTTCTTGCATGAACCTGCACATTGCCGCCTCCGTTCATCAgacctccctcctcctcgacgcaTCGGATCCGTtcaagtgtgtgtgtgtgtatgtgtgtgtttttcGCACGCCACACCCGCATAGAGAAATAGACGCAGAACCGAGAGCTGAGACTGCCATGCAGGAAGTTCGAAATGCTCTCGTCGCCATCAGTGAGGGCTCCGGTAGTGGCCGCGGAAGCAGCTCGCAgcccagctcctcctcgattCCGGCCTCGGCGGCCGCTCCGCTTCAGCGCGCCGGAcacgcgccgcgcacctccttcacCTACACCTCGCGACCGTTGTCGAAGGCCGGAAGCACAGGCGGTGCGACGACGAACCCCTCGGTCAGTCCCATTGCCCCCCATCACCCCACTGCCGTGAGCACGCCAGTGGCCCCCACTAGGCTAGTCGAGTCcatctctgctgctgccacggtgACGGTGTCAGCAAGGGTCCCGGATGTATCCGTAAGGCAGGAATCCGGCGTCGTGCAACAAACCGCTACAAATCTCCAGAAAGACGGCTACAGCGTTCCAttacccctcccccccgcctcgctccccccgccaccgctcctgccatcatcgtcgtcggcCACCCCCCTtgcctgctgcgctgcgctgtCACGGATGGACGACTCACAAATACGCGCTGCCACGTACCCggcggacgccgcgctgATACTGCAGGCTGGCGCTGGGAGCGGAAAGACCCAGACGATGGCGGCACGCATCGCCTACCTCCTTCAGAGCGGTGTGCCCGGACACTCCATCCTCGGCATCTGCTTCACGCGTCAAGCAGCGGAGACGCTGCGGGAGCGGGTGCGGTCTACCCTTCCTCCCACGCTCACCCGCGAGGCGCACGCCTTGAAGCTCAAGACATTTCACGCCTTTGGGCTCGAGTGCTTGCGCCGCTTTTCTGCCCTCCGGTCCGACACGCACGTCCTCGAtgcccggcagcagcacgaaCTTGCCCGTCGCGTTGTCGACACGTACGCGCAACGTGAAAAAAGCAGCGAGGCCGTGACGGACCTGGTCGACTACGTGAATCGGGTGAAGACGATGAAGGTGCCGCCGATTCCTCAGTCGGACCCCGCCCTGCAGGACGCATACCTCTTCCCCTATTACCAGAAGGCCCTGCATGAGGAGCACAACGCCGTGGACTTTGGGGACTTGCAGCAGATGTTTTACGACCTGATCCGGCCCgtccccgccaccccaccgACAGCCTCGCAGGGGTGCGGTGAGGAGgggctggaggagcagcagccgggAAAGATGGTCCCGTCCGATGTGTGCACGGCGCTGCGTGCCGAGTATACACACTTCGTCGTCGACGAGTTCCAGGACTTCAACGAGATTcaggtggagctgctggccCTGCTGGCTGGCGACGCGTGTCGCGTGACCTGCGTGGGAGACCCGAATCAGTGCATCTACACGTGGCGCGGCGCCATGCCAAACGTCTTTGGGGTGTGGAAGAAGCGCTTTCCTCAGACAGCAGTCCTGACGCTGGCGATGAACTATCGCAGCGACGGGCCCATTGTCGAGGCGGCCAATCTCGTGGTGAAGGCAACGCAGATGGCACACCACCATcgcgaggagcgcgccgtGACGCTCGTGCAGTGCGCcagcgaggaggatgagCTGCAGGCGGTCCCACTGGTGATCGACCACGTCCTACGCCGTCGCGATACCCACCTTGGCTACGGTGACATCGCCATTCTCTGTCGCTCCCGTCGGCGGGTGCAACTCTACTGCGATGTGCTGCAGTCGCAGCGCATTCCAGTGCGGCAGCTAAAGGGGATGTCGGTTGACCATCTCGCAAGCATGCGCTCGCTGCTTGCGTTTCTCCgactgtgtgtgtcgccTCATGGTCCGGAAGGTGACGCGAATGTGCGCACACTCCTGAATACCGCCCCGCTGCATCGACTATCGGCCGGGGCGGCCAAGAAGTTCCTCCTGTCCCTTGACTCGGTCTGTCaggcgcggcgcgcgacgGAAACGGCGCGGATACGGTCATGGCGCCACACCATCCACGTGGATAACAGCAGCGAGGTTTGCCCAAATAACGGAGGCGCGCAGGGGTCGCGAGGTGAGGGCTTGCAGCCCggcgctgcgtgtgcctcgGTCATCGGTGGTGGTTaccccactgccgccacgccTGGAGTCCACCCCGAGTCGCACTCGTTCTTTGCCGTCTTGCAGGAGCTCGTGTACCACAACTTTTCCCATGAGCTCTTCCCCAAGCTGGAGGTGTCCAAACGAAACCAGAAGAGCATCCGCACCCTGGTGCGCATCGTCGTGCATGccaaggagctgctggcgcagccgTCTTGCGACGTCGAGCAAGTCCTTCGATACGTCCTGCGCGAAGGGGGATACGAGGGCGAAAGCATGGCCGCGGTAGCAGCTCGCACTGTCACCCCCTCGGCAACCACAAGGGGAGCGAAGCGAGCGCGTAACTCCGCCGACGGTTGGGGTAGTGACCGCTGTGCTGACGAGGCGTCCGGGCGAAGCAGCGCTTTGGGGTACCAGCCTCGCGTTGGCGCCCTTCTCATGGAGCGATGCGCCTCGCAGCACAATCAACAGCAGCAGTCCtattcctcctcctccgcctccgcctcctacagcagcgccggtggaggCACCAGTAGGTGGGATCGGTGCCACCATGGCAGCCGGCGATCAGGTGCCGCATCCGGCGGTAACGGCGCGGTCGATGAGGACGTTTTGCCccccgaggaggaggcggaggtgtggcaggagcagcgcatGAACCTGTCCGAGTTGGTGCTGCACACGTACCACTCCGTGCAGGAGGCGTTGGAGCGTGAGGTGGCGCatgagctggagaaggaaggcggcggtggtgagggtagaggggaggaggaggcgtcgCGCTCTCGCCCGTCCCCGGCAAGCGGCAGCCACAGCAACAGTCGACCGCAACCGTTTTCCAAGGCAACCGGTGCCGACGACTCAGTCAGCAACTTCAGTGCCGggagcaccaccacgactATGACCGTCATGCAGGCCCTGCGCCCACCTGCCGTGGTGCTGCATCGCGTGCTGGACGAGTTTGTGTCGCTAGTGTCCTCGGACGACTACGGTCCCATGCGGACGATCGAGAACGCAGAAGATGCTGCAGGAGAAGCCCCAGGGGCAGACACGGGCTGTAACAGCGGTCGCCTCCCTACCAGTACCTCGCCACACTGGATCGGACAGGTCACTGTCGGCACGGTGCACCGCGCGAAGGGCATGGAGTggccggcggtgctgctgcccggGTGCTGGGTCGGCGAGTACCCGGTGCGGCCacgcgaagaagaaaagcgCGTCTTTTACGTGGCCATGAGTCGAGCCATGAAGCAACTTGTCTGcttcaccgccgcagcgcgcgagGGCAGGTCTGGCAGCGACCAGGCGGCAACTGCGGCAAGCGTGGTCGACCTCCCCGctcagcacacacaaagcgGAACGCTGGAGCCGACGCCGTACCTGGCCGCCCTCGGGGACAAGCTGGAGCGGGTCAACTACGGCGATCTCAAGACAGCGTATCTGACGGAGCGAGGGTACCTGTGATATTCGCCCCAAGACCCGGGCGGACgaaaagaaagggaagggggaagatAACGCGTGGAGGCTGGACTGCCGCGCGAG
Protein-coding regions in this window:
- a CDS encoding surface antigen-like protein, whose translation is MAQQVRRVTVAVRMAFIVCALLLAGGVARATLTAAQNSITAEFLRSFAVSIPGLASVWTEDDWCAWPYVSCNSDTNITVIIDNGGFTGSLPELNVAGDSANIAVTEIALTNMNIEGGFANSWGGLKEVRVLNFTNTNLFGTIPASWNAMRSLQTVILKNSSACGSLPRWTLPSLKNIDVSTNLLRGSMPGTFGYIAGLQNVSLVGNNFCGCSPPSWVSRVLTTALFQAMGTAPYKPDCRAPINCDSEGAKCSRDTPQYHDAAASPPCVMVAVLTLVLTLWADMFG
- a CDS encoding putative ATP-dependent DNA helicase, which encodes MDDSQIRAATYPADAALILQAGAGSGKTQTMAARIAYLLQSGVPGHSILGICFTRQAAETLRERVRSTLPPTLTREAHALKLKTFHAFGLECLRRFSALRSDTHVLDARQQHELARRVVDTYAQREKSSEAVTDLVDYVNRVKTMKVPPIPQSDPALQDAYLFPYYQKALHEEHNAVDFGDLQQMFYDLIRPVPATPPTASQGCGEEGLEEQQPGKMVPSDVCTALRAEYTHFVVDEFQDFNEIQVELLALLAGDACRVTCVGDPNQCIYTWRGAMPNVFGVWKKRFPQTAVLTLAMNYRSDGPIVEAANLVVKATQMAHHHREERAVTLVQCASEEDELQAVPLVIDHVLRRRDTHLGYGDIAILCRSRRRVQLYCDVLQSQRIPVRQLKGMSVDHLASMRSLLAFLRLCVSPHGPEGDANVRTLLNTAPLHRLSAGAAKKFLLSLDSVCQARRATETARIRSWRHTIHVDNSSEVCPNNGGAQGSRGEGLQPGAACASVIGGGYPTAATPGVHPESHSFFAVLQELVYHNFSHELFPKLEVSKRNQKSIRTLVRIVVHAKELLAQPSCDVEQVLRYVLREGGYEGESMAAVAARTVTPSATTRGAKRARNSADGWGSDRCADEASGRSSALGYQPRVGALLMERCASQHNQQQQSYSSSSASASYSSAGGGTSRWDRCHHGSRRSGAASGGNGAVDEDVLPPEEEAEVWQEQRMNLSELVLHTYHSVQEALEREVAHELEKEGGGGEGRGEEEASRSRPSPASGSHSNSRPQPFSKATGADDSVSNFSAGSTTTTMTVMQALRPPAVVLHRVLDEFVSLVSSDDYGPMRTIENAEDAAGEAPGADTGCNSGRLPTSTSPHWIGQVTVGTVHRAKGMEWPAVLLPGCWVGEYPVRPREEEKRVFYVAMSRAMKQLVCFTAAAREGRSGSDQAATAASVVDLPAQHTQSGTLEPTPYLAALGDKLERVNYGDLKTAYLTERGYL